A region of the Arachis hypogaea cultivar Tifrunner chromosome 15, arahy.Tifrunner.gnm2.J5K5, whole genome shotgun sequence genome:
TGCCGTCATACTTCATATCGGTTGGTTTGTTAAAACAATTTGGTAACTTGGCCTTTAGGATCCTCTCGGTGAACGGGGTGGCTCCCATTAACACGTGCTCACTCTTTGTTTGTTTAGAATCTCGTTGGTGTTTTCTATTTTCGTCATCATGATGGCGCTTTGGTTCCCCAGAAACACTGCAATTCCGACGTTTTCTATGGCTCCGGTCGGGCGATCTTTTGTTCTTGGTTTCTCGCCGTGATTGGCACCTGGAGGTTGCTTGACTTGTATGTTCCGGGTGGTATCGTTCTTTGGAATCAACCCGACCCTCTAGGGTTTGTACTCTTTGGTAGAGCTCTTAGATTATTTGGATCGCTTTCTCTCCTAGGCCATCGGTTATTTTGGTCTTATCTAACTGCGGTTGTCTTCTCTTGGTCGTTGCCTGTCAGGGGTTGGCTGACGGTGTACGGTGCTGGTTACCCTCCTGTGGGTTGGTGGGGGATGTCGTTTCGTGGCTTGTGTGTTGGGTTTGGTGGGTCTGATTTGTAGAGATGGCTTGAGGACCGCTCCTCGAAATTTTCTGTCATGTCGCCAAGACTTGGCAAGTCCCCGCAGATGATGCCAATGTACAAGATGTCACTAGTACGGGTTGTAGGATAGATCAGGGACTCGCCGGTCAAGTTGGATCTTCAGAGCGGCAGAGGTGATACCTGCAAAGATACTCCAATGCTCAAGttagaatggatctaagagaTATATGTGGAGGTAAGAATGTGTAGTGTACCTAAGGAAACCCTTGATTCTCTTTATATAGTTagagtttgttatcttatcttatcttaaaatATATGTGTGGGgatatttgattttgaatattGGTTAGAGATTTAAGTTTACCGAGCCGGTTTGAACCATGAAGGAGGCCCAAACCTAAATAACCAGATCGAAAACTGCTCCGACGAGAGACCAAAAATCGGGTGTGGAACAAATACAAATAagcttatatatatatgttagatgaGTCTTTCTTGATCAGCATGTAACTATTATTCATAAAATACTTTCGAGtactaaaattaaacaaaaaaacagCAATAGAaacaacaagaaagaaaatgcagcaTAATGAGGATTGAGGAGTCATATAATGTAAAAAATTTGTCATATTGATCAATTAAGGAGTCgcttttttaacttttaattttaaatcataaattataaattctaattcctaaattttaaattttatattttaaattctaatgatAAATGATTAAATgctaaattctttaaaaattaaaattaaaaaaataattttgtaataaaaagttaattaatattaactaattaaatatataCGAGTTGATATAAAAAAGGGTTAAGTATGATCTTGGTCACTAAAGTATAggtcaaaaatttttttgtcttCGACCTTTTTCTGTATATAAAATCGTTCTTAAAGTTTAAAATCAAGTTTTAAAattgtcatttttatttaaatattaaaattttagactaaattatccataacaaaaaaattataaaataaaaaaaataagaaaaagaaagtgtTTTTGCTCCTCCGGAGGGgaggaaaaaagaagaagggggcaaggaagaagaaaaagaagatgttCATGATCCACCTCTGTCTCCACTTCCACCGCCACCTCCATACGATTTTGATCCCTAAAGATAAGGATtaaaaactaagttaaaccttaCTACCTTATGGacaattttatatgaaaaaaggTTAGAGACAAAAAAATTTCATCCTATATCTTAAGGATCAAAATTATACTTTATGAGTAAAAAAAACAAccacaaaaaaaatcaattattatttatgtataaataaatatattatttaatctattttaatatataataattaatttaataattaattttttatatacagcTAATATAGTTAATCTATATAACTATCATGAATTATGATAATATAAGTTCAAATAGCATTATAACTTGAAGAGTGGCAATTCATGATGATTATAACTCTGAGCATGTCATATTGACTAATCcttaaatattaagatttaggagtagtgagaaaaacaaaagagatgGAACAGAAGATAAAAGCAAAGAAACTTCTGGTGTTTATTTTACTCTTGGTACACTCGTGAAATTTACTTAATACAGAGGTAGAGATACATACAAGTGATACAAGGACCAAAGGCAATTGAATTGATTCCTTTTTTCCATTTATTATCTAATAAGTAGCTACGTCTTCTACAGTTAACTTCATTCCCCCTTCCTTCATAATAATGCAGCTACCTTCCGTCCTTTCATTTCTCCTTACGACgtcgttcctcctcctcctcctccttcttcttctcgttCTTTTTGGTGCTCACTTTCTTCTTCATCGCGTTCTTTCTGGTgctcactttcttcttcttcacgctcCTTATCGTgctcttgttcttcctcttgacgTTCCCTATCGTGCTCGCTTTCTTTCTCTTCGTCCCTTTCCTTTTTATTATTGAGTTGTCTGGTGAGGTGGAAGGTTCTCTTATGGCAAACCAAGTATCCATAGATGATGCTTCTCTGAACTTGAACTCCATCTGATCTGCATCGTCCCCTGCTGCACGAGTTGATCACCACCTTCTTGTTTCTGCGGTTATTCTCATCACACAAACAAACAGAACAAAACACGACCATCAAGAACAAAGGAATGATGATGATACTTAGCCTAttattattgtcattagcttTGATTGCCATGGCTGCCAACTAGAAAACAGATGAGTGAGAGAACTTAATTAAGATTGGTGCAACACAACATGTATATGTAGAGACTAGAGAGCATTGTGGCTTGTGGTTTGTGTGTTTGTGATGTGCCTTATTTATAAGGCGTGATCCCATGCACGTGCAAGGAGGACACATGGCTATGCATATATAGTTGCATACTCATGCACGCTCACGCCTGCTAGATACACATACATATACATTCATTtcacatacataacatatatACAGCTTCAAGAGGCAATAATGAGAAACGTAACTTCAGGTTAAAATTTCTTAAAAACCTACAGCTGTTTTTATatgaaattaaagttaaaaattattaaattatatttaattaaataatttaataatttttaaatattatctttatataaaaataactagagtctttatttatttaaaattttatatttaagtgaaatatatataaaaattatttgtttagtattatataaatgaataaaaaatatttctaatatttgtaagaataaatttacaaatgtatttattttattatatattttttaaaatagaatattcATTTTATAATATTCTTACTACCAGTGAAAAGGAGttctttgaaaaaagaaaatataaaaacgaGCGATATATATAACAGTAATTgtatttatttaacttttattATCTTGATATAGGAATCTCAAATATTCGCATTTTgggatgaaaataaaaatttttaatttttgtagaaaaataatatatttttataaattggctaaatttttttttatctttagctACTTTAAATAAACGCTCCCTGAGTTCGTAATGGTTGCTTGCTTAGGCTGCGATTATGTTTTGAGACCGAGACTAAAATTGAGAGATTTTCGACTaggtttgattcttatctttcaAAAATTGAAACAGAAATATAAAGAGATATGAACAACAATATATGTacattatacataaatatatttgtGTTTGGTAATTATGATAGATAAAACACAAATtatatcaaaaaaatttattttatttttgtcaattttttatttttatcaactcAATTTCTTCCATCTTCTTCCTTTTACCAAattattcttttcaaaaataaaaaaattacatcatCATAATCTAATACAAATTcatctaacaaaataaaattttatttatacacGTGTTTGGCAATTGTAATAGATAGAAcacatattatattaaaaaagagAAAGTACATAGAGTCAATGGCTTAAGcgtacaatgtatacaatggagatttagaaagtattagagatatgaccattagtaTTACATTGTCTTGTCAGGTTATGCTTTTATGATGAGTGGTTCcatgatatggtattagagtTTTAGATTCAAAAGATCaaagttcgatccttggtgaactccaaaattaacttaagcttttgggataaatagtatgggtgatgttcattttattcattgactaaagatttagcccattgtacacattgtaggCTTAGGTCATTACCTCCCTAGCAGTACTCattaaaaaatctattttatctttatcaatccttcatcttcatcatctcaattcctttcttcttctttcttccaccaaattatttttttcaaaaaaaataaaaaattacagaaTTATAATCTAATACAAATTCATCCAACACAAAATTTCATTTATCATAATCTAATAAtatttctaaaagaaaaaaaattaaaaataaaaagagaaaataataaaaagaaaagaaaagaaagaagagcacatatagaaaaaaataaaaataaaaagagaaaatgatgaagataaaagaaagaagagCAGATCTACAAGATGGAATACATCATCGATCGATAGTGTTGTAAGTCGGAGACGGCGAATGAAGATAGAGCCGGCAACAAAGTCACTAGCGGTAGCATCACTGATATGGTGGAGGGAAAAAGAGTAGAACAAAGAGTGGAAAAAGGAGAAGACgaagaaggagaagacgaagAGAGGACTTAGGAGGATGCAATGGCGGTAGCACTGGCGACGGCAATGGAAGCGGTAATGGAAGGAGAGTAAGAGAACAAtgttaaagagagagagaggagggagatgagaagaaagacaaagaaggAGTAGAGGAAGGGGATAAAAAGGGGTTTAGGGTTAAGATAAAATTGGTATTTTAAGAAATAATTGAGGATAAAAATGTAAATAGTTGTGtctcataaattttattttagtttcttaATTTTTAGGAGAGACGCTGAATACATATATTTTGTGTGTATTACTATATTTGTATATCAGCGTGTCCATTAAAATTTATGTCTTATGAAACAAATCTTGAACATGTACTACGATGTCTATGTTTCAGTATTCATGTCTCTCTAACCAAACGCAGCCTTAAGAATAGAGTCTGTTAAGGACTAATTTGTTGTGGATTGAActccaaaaatattatatatatatatatataaaagatagaatttaaacttttaatactTATTTGAGTGGATTAATGAGCTAACCACTAAATTATCGCACAACAGGACTAAATagagaaatgttatttgtacaccaaaattagccactaaaatcagccatcaatatatttgtgtataaacacatatgtggtttaatttatttttatagtatATTTGTATTAcagcatgtattttatattggtggttgattttgatggccgattttagtgtacacgtagcataatcTGACTAAATATATGCCTATGCAGCTATGCTGGACAGTGCTAAATTGCTATTccaagtttttttttgtttttttggtcaAGTAGATTGGACAGCCCCAATTCTAAGCATTATACCTATGCATTACACACTCACACAATTCACTCACACACTATATAGAGATACATACAAATGGTTCAATATTCCTCCAAGAGAATTTAAACGCGGTGCAGCTCTATAGGAAGCAAACAAGATTGCCATCTGACCCAGACCTTAGCTGTCCATTCCAAGCTTAATGCCATTGCCAGCGTTTTCTCTTAAGTTGGGCCctactcaaatttcaaattaacTGGCTGTTAAGGGAGCTATAGTGAGCCCAATTGTTAAGTCTCAGGGCCCAGTCCAGATGCCGGACCCAACTAACTAAAATTTAGAAGCCATGTCAAAACCGACAAAAAGCAAAGGAATAAAGGATTGtactcctctctctctttctctcgctCGGACTTACAATAAGTTGTTGCCGTTGTACATCCCACAGTAATTAATAATCACCAGACggaaatacaaaagaaaaatactaataatCACCAGACCCAAAAAAACATCTGTTATTGACTTATTCAAAGTAATGTTTTCTTGTTTGACTATTCTTTTTAAAGAATAACCTATAAAAATGGTTCATGAGCTCCAAGTCTGATGTACACTTGAGAGTGAAAAAGTATTCAATCACTCACTCGaatgtgatttcttatgaatgattttttttttctcgtaTTTTTTTTAGTgccacttataaaataaataataaaaaattatactttatattctaaagtaaaattcaaaatttagagaatttatTCTACTTAAATATATACAGATACCTTAAACGAAAGGAAAACtacctttatatatatatctttagaagaaataaaagataatgtcTGAGATCAATTTGTATGGTAAAGTGGGAACTGCAAACTATCTTCTCATAATTATTAGATCCTTCAATTTAAAATAGAAAGTTTCATAGTTGTATAAATATGgctcatatataatattaatgtaTTATACAAATGATAAACAGATACTAGCTACTTCATTAGAGAAAATTAAGttgatattttcttttccttttttttttgttggtactTAGTAGTGATGCATATGGAAGAGTGAAATGAGAGTTGAAGTTGAATTAGGTTTGGAGTTGATTGACGTGATGGTGTTGAAGGTTATGGCTTTAATGTGGTGTTAAgaaataagaaaacaaaataattggATGTCCTTTTTGATGTGGATAATGAAACGTAACTATGTATGTATGTACTATGTACTGGTTGGGTTCCCTTACTTCCTCATCTCTTCCCTTGTCCATTTTTGTTAGTAAAGTAGCTTTACCACTCTTTCTTTATTTTGGCAACTGAATGCTGATGCCAAGTACCTTACTTGAAAGCTCTCCACTTTGATCCTACTTATAGCATTACCATTCCCTTCTCTAACCAGATTCCTTTGCTTCCAGGATCACTATTTATCTTATCTTACAACCACTTCTCATCCCTCAAAAAATAAAGTTAGGGTTTTTCTTCACTATATGCAGATCTATGTTCTCTTCCTCCaacccttcttcttcctcttcttcttaccctcctcctcctcctcttcttcatcccTTCTATGTTGATGATTCTCACAATGATAGCAATGCTTTTGTTGTTGCAAATAGTGATGGAAGTATGTTTGACCCATCTTCATCTCTTGGGACGACTACTCATCAAGCTCCATTACTGTTCCCAGCAGCAACAAATCTGAATGTTGCTGACTATGCTGCCATGCTCCAAAGGGACTGTTCTTATTATGATTATGGTGGTGGTGCTAGTGCTGCTGGTGTTGTGGGAGGTCATAATGGTCTGAACTTGTTGACAAAGAAAGGGAAGAAAGACAGGCACAGCAAGATTTTTACATCTCAGGGTTTGAGGGACAGAAGGGTGAGGCTTTCAAGCGAGATTGCTAGAAAGTTCTTTGATCTTCAGGACATGCTTGAGTATGACAAACCCAGCAACACCCTCCAATGGCTCTTCACTAAATCTGAGAATGCTATCAGAGAGCTTCAAAGAACCAAGCAAGCTAATTCCACCACCTGTTCTCATCATGATCATCACACCTTCTGCTTCACCTGCTTCTCATCATCAAAGGACAAGAGATTCCCTCCTCCAGATTCATCagatcctcatcatcatcaactTATGGATGTTGAGCTTCAAGACCCTAATCTACTAAGAACCAATTTCATGAGCCTTGAGATCCCTCAACATCAGGAAGCTAGTTTCAACAAcattaataacaataacaaccacTCATCATGCCCCCATTCCCCTCCCAATTGGAATTTATACCAATGATGCCACTATATATTAATGGAAACTTCAGCATGAATCTCTATTCAGGTATATATATTGATGTACAAATAGTGTTTAATGATTATTTTGCAGTTTGAATAGTGATACATGTTTAATTAATGTGTTTGTAGAGCTTCAAATCTTGGAAAGTCTTGGGAGGAGTGCACATCAacaataataatcatcatcattcaccAGGGAGGGAGCAGTAGCATAAACAGTGATGTGtggaatatatatattatatgagaTATCAGTAGAATGAGTCATATTCTCAAATCTAAATTACTTAGCTTTGACAAGGACTCATCTTCATGGATCGATGCATATTTTTCCTGCTGCCCTTTCTCTATCAGTAACTTTTTTTTCTGCCTTATAATTTCTCACTTTAATTACTTCTGTTTGCAATGTTTTTCCGCTTATCATTCTtgcttgcttgtttctggtgatgatgataatgatcagCCAATGTCACAAATTAAAGATAATGTTTCTGAGGATCACATTgagaagaagagaacaaaaactTATTCCATTAAAAAGGCTATGGCCATGTTATATGCATTAGAAGATTGTAATATATCGGAAACACTAGTATTTCAAACATTGCTTGATGGGATCAATCATATAGTGAAAAACTTCAACTCCATCATAGATTATTATATTAAAGGGAACAATGATCGCATAAGTAAATACTAATGTAGAGAAAATTTAAATGATCAGTATTTTTTCAGCTAATAATTTCATTTTTACTATTCTTTTTTCCCTAAAAATGACAAGGAAGAAAGAACTAACATTCTTAATTAGTTGGTTTTCTTATTTTGACTATGTGTTATATACAAAACTCTTAGCCATGTATTATGATTCATTTTTCTGTTCATATATATAACAGTGTTTGCAAGTTATCAAACATTAATCTAGCTAATACTTTTTGAATTAAGCAATGTGGATGGGAGCAATATCCATGTTTGAATTGTGATGATTATGAACGATTTACCACACTTTTTGCTTTCAAGTTCTCTCACTCATTGGGAAGGTTCATCTTCTCCTTTCAAAGCTCCAAGATGAATATACATGCATCTTTTATTGCTGAACCACCAAGATCTATGTTTTCCTTCTGTATCTGATAGCAGTTTAATTATACATTTATAGTTGTATTAATGGAATGGAATGTaaaatatcatatcatatcatatcatatatatatatatatatggtgatcTGCATACATTGGTAACTATatctatacatacatatacatttACTGCTGAAAAAAACAGAAGTATGGATGATTATTTAGGACATGCATGTACTCATATTTTCTGTTCACAATTATTAATGGAGTGATTTCAAATGTATACAAACTATATTGCAGTTCAATGCTATTAAATGTTCAGTGTCACTCTAttttgtcctcctcctccttctccttatATATGCCCTGATTAGCTATCTTAATTTTGAATAAGGGAACTCTAATAAGCTGATTAgtattatattactaattatcTTCTGGTGGTATGAGCATTCTTTTTGGTTAATATTATTCAAAACACAGCTTTTGAGTAGCTAGTTTGATGGAATATTAACTGATAAACTTATACAGTTTTCTTATCGTTGACATCATTTTAATTAGACAACTCAAATATTAattgtttcaactttcaacccaattaaattttatcctttttatgttaattagaaacaaaaatagGGTTTCATGGTGAACAGGTTAATTGATGCAGCAAATTACAAGGCCAAATATTGAATGACTACTTATGGCTAAATGATTTTCTTATTAAATAATTGATAAATGCTTAGCTATTCAAACATTCCATGATCATGCAATTAAGTATTAGGATATTTAATTAACATTCACCTCagtttatcttttaatttgtaCGGATATTAGGTATACAATTCTGACATACATAGCACTTATTTTAATCTGAGTCTACAGCATATTAACTAAGAGATTCAAAGCGTACCCTAAATTTCTATGATAAATTAATATGAAGCATGCATGTCTTTGATTgcaataaagaaattaaaaaacgaATGGTATCATATCTAATAAGTTCTCTTATTCCCTCGGTTTAGTTTTTGACCTTTTGAAAGCTTATATGTGGTAAACATGTCAGCTTAATcagttttaaataaaatttcgGCAAATATATAGCATTATTATCTTTTACAAAATTACTAAAGAaacaacatattttattttataacgtgattattggttaaaaaatttgacCGCTATGTCAAAAGTAGATTCTAATATATATAGTATAAAGATTATTTTATAACTCATGCTATAATATAAAAATCCGCTGTTGAATAAAGGACAGAAGAAGAGAAATCATATACCAATTTTCCACGTGAAAGAGATGAAAGAATGCAAGCATAGTAGCcaacataatataaaaaatagctCACATATAATACATAacaaaactcaaaacataaaatcaacaatagatatatcatatctttattttaatagatatatagatgattatgtttattatttttaattgaataataattatttttaattcgaTTTACTCATGTACAGTTAACAACGATTGGATGTTCAGTTTACTAAGTATGCAGatagttatcttttattttattgagtCAATTCAAAATCCATAGTTTACAAAAGTCATTTTCTACCTAACAAAATTCGATAAGATAATTTCTGACCACCAGAAAAGCACTTTAACCTCATTTATTTCGTAATATACAAGCAGTTACAACAAAACTATTATGAGAGGGCAGCAAAGATACCAAAGCAGCAATATAAAATGATCAAAGTCATGATTATGAAAATAAAAGTTGAAGTTAGCTAGGTTTCAGTGTACTACACTGTACACGCTCTCTTCAGGAAAAGTAGAGGCACGCcaatagatattttaattttctcaAGGTCCTTTTGGACGCATTATTAGACCAAATTACCGGTTTTAGACCAAGTTGTTTTTAAGGCTCTTCAATTTGAGAGTTAAAATTGC
Encoded here:
- the LOC112746915 gene encoding uncharacterized protein — protein: MFSSSNPSSSSSSYPPPPPLLHPFYVDDSHNDSNAFVVANSDGSMFDPSSSLGTTTHQAPLLFPAATNLNVADYAAMLQRDCSYYDYGGGASAAGVVGGHNGLNLLTKKGKKDRHSKIFTSQGLRDRRVRLSSEIARKFFDLQDMLEYDKPSNTLQWLFTKSENAIRELQRTKQANSTTCSHHDHHTFCFTCFSSSKDKRFPPPDSSDPHHHQLMDVELQDPNLLRTNFMSLEIPQHQEASFNNINNNNNHSSCPHSPPNWNLYQ